In Cicer arietinum cultivar CDC Frontier isolate Library 1 chromosome 1, Cicar.CDCFrontier_v2.0, whole genome shotgun sequence, one DNA window encodes the following:
- the LOC101506032 gene encoding transcription factor TCP4-like, which yields MGMKSTGGEIVQVQGGHIVRSTGRKDRHSKVYTAKGPRDRRVRLSAHTAIQFYDVQDRLGYDRPSKAVDWLIKKAKSAIDKLAELPPWNPIPNNVTEELQQEENNAGTRDMVIAAENSESSGYNFQLQDTENHHNHSAFIPSNIDTDAIAFFPTSSAASSINFQSYPSDIISRTNNSIQDLGLSLHSFQDHGMMHGQSQEGGNHQTGSNDHHQTLFTDSNPVGFEANYHRIVNWNNDDHRTGFMVNSAPFLSQGSAFSHRGTLQSSFSQSLRPWNDIPMETSSVNHNQKSQQIQQASIFGSRFLSDALPGFCIPARIQGEDESHVVVSDRPSSSSNSHH from the coding sequence ATGGGAATGAAGAGCACTGGGGGAGAAATAGTTCAAGTTCAAGGAGGCCACATTGTTAGATCAACAGGTAGAAAAGATAGACACAGTAAAGTCTACACCGCGAAAGGACCTCGCGATCGACGAGTTAGATTATCAGCACATACAGCAATTCAATTCTACGATGTTCAAGATCGTCTCGGCTACGACAGACCGAGTAAAGCTGTTGATTGGCTGATCAAAAAAGCTAAATCAGCTATTGACAAACTTGCTGAGCTTCCACCATGGAATCCAATTCCTAATAATGTCACAGAAGAGTTACAACAGGAAGAAAATAATGCAGGAACAAGGGATATGGTTATTGCAGCAGAAAATTCAGAATCTTCTGGTTACAATTTTCAGCTACAAGACACAGAAAATCACCATAACCATTCAGCTTTCATTCCTTCAAATATTGATACTGATGCAATAGCTTTTTTTCCAACAAGTTCTGCTGCATCATCCATAAACTTTCAAAGCTACCCTTCTGATATAATCTCAAGAACAAACAACTCTATACAGGATCTTGGTCTTTCTCTTCATTCATTCCAAGACCATGGAATGATGCATGGACAATCTCAAGAAGGTGGTAATCATCAAACAGGTTCAAATGACCATCATCAAACACTTTTCACTGATTCAAATCCTGTTGGATTTGAGGCTAATTATCATAGGATTGTGAATTGGAACAATGATGATCACAGAACTGGATTCATGGTTAATTCAGCTCCATTTCTTAGCCAAGGTTCTGCATTTTCCCATAGGGGGACCCTTCAGTCCAGTTTTTCGCAATCGCTTCGTCCTTGGAATGATATTCCGATGGAAACTTCGTCAGTGAATCATAATCAGAAGTCTCAACAGATTCAACAAGCTTCAATCTTTGGTAGCAGATTTCTGTCTGATGCTTTGCCTGGTTTTTGCATTCCAGCTAGAATTCAAGGTGAGGATGAGAGCCATGTTGTTGTTTCGGATAGGCCATCATCTTCTTCTAATTCTCATCATTAA